AGTCATCAAATGGAGCTCCCTATTTCTTTAGGGAAAACAGTATTTAATAAAATTTTTGTTATAGATTTAGCTAAAATGCCTCATTTACTTATAGCAGGATCAACTGGACAAGGAAAATCCGTTGGATTAAACGTTATGATTATTTTCTTATTATATCAAAAAAATCCAGAAGATATCAAATTTATTTTGATTGATCCAAAAAAAGTAGAATTATCTATATACAAAAAAATTTCAAAATCTTATTTTGCTACTCTTCCCAATTCTATAGAACCCATCATCACAGATTTACATCAAGTAAAAAACATATTAAATTCTTTATGTAAAGAGATGGATAAAAGATATGCTATTTTGGAAAAATCTAAGGTTAGAAATATTCAAGAATACAATAAAAAATATCATTTACCTTATATCATACTAATCATTGATGAATTCGCAGACTTAAGTTTATCTTTTCATCAAAAAAAACAAATAGAAACATATATCACTCGGTTAGCACAGCTTGCTCGTGCTGTGGGAATTCATTTGATTATAGCTACACAACGTCCATCAGTTGATGTAATTACCGGATTAATTAAATCAAATTTCACTGCAAGAATTGCATTTAGAGTAAGTTCTAAAATAGATTCTAGAACTATATTAGATTGTACAGGAGCTGAACAATTGATAGGAAAAGGAGATTTTCTATTTTCTAATCAAAATGAATTGATACGGTTACAATGTCCCTTTATAGATTTATCAGATATTCAAAAAATCGTTGATTTTTATTCCAATCATGATAAAAAAAACGAATACTTTTTATTGCCAGAACCGGATTAAGTCAAATATGAGATGAAGCCAATAAAAAAACTTGATCTATATATGATTCGTTTATTTATAGCTCCCTTTTTCATTATTTTTTCTACAATCTTTATCATTTTTATGATTCAATTTTTTTGGAGCCAAATAGATGAATTAATTGGGAAAGACATTGATATTTTAATAATAATAAAATTTATATTTTATTTCGGAATATCTATTATTCCATTAGTAACTCCTATCTCACTATTATTGACTTCTATCATAACATTTGGTAATTTTTCAGAAAATCAAGAACTTACTGCTATAAAATCTTCTGGAATATCTCTTTTTCGTATGATGAAACCTATTTTAGCAATAACTTGCATTTTATCGATTGGATTGTATTTTTTTTCCGATTTAGCCATTCCAAAAGCAAAAATGAAAGCTAAAAAATTAGGATATCAAATATCATTAACTCATCCCTCTTTCAAATTAAAAGAAGGAATTTTTGTTAATTTATTACCAGATTGTTTCATAAAAATAGACAAAAAATCGAGAAACAATAAACAATTGCATAATATATTTATCTTTTTTTATGATAAGAATTCACTTGTAAATACTATTCTTTCTCAAAAAGGATTTTTCATTCCAAATGAAAATAGATCTGAATTGATTCAATTTAAATTAATGAATGGAATTTTGTATAGTGAAAATCCAAATGAAACCAAAGAACAATCCTCTTATCAAATTATACAATTTGATACTTTAATTCAAAATTTTAAAATTCCTTCTTATGACTATGAAGGAATAAAAAACTTAGATGACTATGACTCCTATGATACCCAAAATCTAATTCAAAAAATTAACTTTTTAAAAAAAGAAAAAAAGAATTCTGAACATCAGAAAAAAAATATCTATAAATTAGTTAAGCTGCAATTAGAATTGCAAAAAAAATTTACATTTTCAGTAACATGCATTATAATGTTTCTGACTGGGGCCCCGTTAGGAGCTATTATTAGAAAAGGAGGAATAGGTTATCCTACTATTGTGGCTTTATCTATATTCATCATTTATTATATTTTGCTGACCATCACTCAAAATAAAGTGGAAAAAGCTGAAATAAGTCCATGGATAGGAGCATGGATTCCGAATTTTATTTTTTTTCCAGTAAGCATATGGATGACTTATAAAACAGCAATGGATGATTTTTATATTCAATAAAACAAGATATATATGGTTTTTGGGTCAAATCAAAATTTAGATAATATTGAAGAAGCCATACAGGATATACAAAGTGGAAAAATTATCATTGTGGTCGATGATGAAAATCGTGAAAATGAAGGAGATTTTATAGTATCTGCTGAAAAAATAACTCCTCAAATTGTCAATTTTCTAATTACTCATGGAAGAGGACTAGTTTGTGTTTCCTTAACAGAAGAAAAATGTGATCAATTAGAACTTCAAATGATGGTAAAAAATAACACAGATCCTAGAAAAACGGCTTTTACAGTATCTGTAGATTTACGAGGCTATGGTGTTAGCACTGGGATTTCCGTTTCAGATAGAGCAAAAACCATTCTCGCCTTAGTCAAGGAAGTCAAACCAGAAGCATTTAATAAACCAGGTCACATATTTCCTCTTCGTGCAAAGAAAGGTGGAGTCTTAGAAAGACCTGGACATACAGAGGCTGCTATTGATATAACGAAAATGGCTGGATGTCACCCTGGAGGAGTTATGGTAGAAATTCTTAATGAAGACGGATCTA
This sequence is a window from Blattabacterium cuenoti. Protein-coding genes within it:
- a CDS encoding DNA translocase FtsK, with amino-acid sequence QLNNFYKSTIYKFIFFSIWLPITFYLVLPDQGILSGIFGFEIGNLLIHLFGKIGSYILILTSIIFYSIIIFRLTTPNIKNGIRQKIHFYEKTDPIFKFCNFLNTKIVNRSLKKINESSPSSKKDKNILHSILSKKDFSSTSISVDNLEIDSNKQKIVQVFNYYKIEICQIKTIIGPTVILYEIYPKIGTRISKIKNLKNEIALNLSAISIRIIAPMPGKGSIGIEIPNHNRYPVYMKDILFSEESNKKSHQMELPISLGKTVFNKIFVIDLAKMPHLLIAGSTGQGKSVGLNVMIIFLLYQKNPEDIKFILIDPKKVELSIYKKISKSYFATLPNSIEPIITDLHQVKNILNSLCKEMDKRYAILEKSKVRNIQEYNKKYHLPYIILIIDEFADLSLSFHQKKQIETYITRLAQLARAVGIHLIIATQRPSVDVITGLIKSNFTARIAFRVSSKIDSRTILDCTGAEQLIGKGDFLFSNQNELIRLQCPFIDLSDIQKIVDFYSNHDKKNEYFLLPEPD
- a CDS encoding LptF/LptG family permease, with translation MIRLFIAPFFIIFSTIFIIFMIQFFWSQIDELIGKDIDILIIIKFIFYFGISIIPLVTPISLLLTSIITFGNFSENQELTAIKSSGISLFRMMKPILAITCILSIGLYFFSDLAIPKAKMKAKKLGYQISLTHPSFKLKEGIFVNLLPDCFIKIDKKSRNNKQLHNIFIFFYDKNSLVNTILSQKGFFIPNENRSELIQFKLMNGILYSENPNETKEQSSYQIIQFDTLIQNFKIPSYDYEGIKNLDDYDSYDTQNLIQKINFLKKEKKNSEHQKKNIYKLVKLQLELQKKFTFSVTCIIMFLTGAPLGAIIRKGGIGYPTIVALSIFIIYYILLTITQNKVEKAEISPWIGAWIPNFIFFPVSIWMTYKTAMDDFYIQ
- the ribB gene encoding 3,4-dihydroxy-2-butanone-4-phosphate synthase, which produces MVFGSNQNLDNIEEAIQDIQSGKIIIVVDDENRENEGDFIVSAEKITPQIVNFLITHGRGLVCVSLTEEKCDQLELQMMVKNNTDPRKTAFTVSVDLRGYGVSTGISVSDRAKTILALVKEVKPEAFNKPGHIFPLRAKKGGVLERPGHTEAAIDITKMAGCHPGGVMVEILNEDGSMARLPQLIQISKKFHIKIISIEDIIKYLKQKKNR